The Planctomycetota bacterium genomic interval TTTGCCCCCCCGCTCGCTACCGTACCTCGTCATGAGCCGACCGAGTTGGGATGAATATTTCATGGCGATCGCCGAGGAGGTGTCGCGGCGCTCGACGTGCCTGCGCCGGCAGGTGGGGGCGATTCT includes:
- a CDS encoding cytidine deaminase — translated: MSRPSWDEYFMAIAEEVSRRSTCLRRQVGAIL